Part of the Chelmon rostratus isolate fCheRos1 chromosome 13, fCheRos1.pri, whole genome shotgun sequence genome is shown below.
TCTTTAACCGGACCACCGGTGAGGAGAAGTCACAATCGTGCACGCAGTAAAATCTATTCTATTTTGGGAAAGTGAGGATTTAGCCTCCACGTGGACATGTAGCTGGAAAAAAGGGGCTCAGTTAAAAATGGAACAAAGTCATAGAAATGGTCGGTTGAATATTTGTacgaccctgattccaaaaaagttgggtcgctgtgtgaaacatgaataaacacagaatgcaaTCACTTACAAACTATGCTGACTCAGCACTTGTGAACAAAAGTATTACAGATGAAACACGCAGGCTACCCGGACTTTTAGTGCACTTACGTTAGACTCAGCAAGGCACTGTCACGCTTTGGTCTTGAACGGCTGCTATGAGTTCTACAAACCACCAGGTGTCACTGTGTTCGCTGCGTTTGAAGCCCTGAAGCTTTGAGGCTGTATCGGCACAACTAGAGTGAAAGGCCCAAAGCTTCATAAAGGTTCATCCGTCCATCATTATCTTTCTGTCAAATTCTGTTTACAGCCATCAGAACGGATTACTACGAATATAATTAAAGttgagttttaaaaaatgatcacaGGGAGTTGTGACTTGACTCCACATCTGCAGGGAGAGTTTAACCTAAATGCAGAGCTCAGGTCTTATTTGTGTTATGAACTTGTCTCAGTTAGATGCCTCTGAGGTGACGTTCTGTTAGAAGACCTGTTCAGACTAGATAAGAAGGGTAGCTTTACCTTCATTTATCCCATATTAACTGCCTCTGCGGTAATGGACTAATGGCGAACAATCTGCTTAGAATTAACAGCGTTTTGCTAATTTATTAATTGCCAAGAGGAGCAGCTAAGTGGAGTGAAGCCTCATCCAAGTacacaaataacacagcagctcagtatCCTGCTCAGTGGGTGGTTGAAGATGGCTTGCAGTCGTCTGAATGGTGTCTACAAATCTTACATAAGGTGGGAAAAGCCGCCCCCCTCTCATAATGTAGGACTTGACAAACACTCAGAGGGCACCTGATGCTGAAGCCTTCAGgttactgtatgtacatgttTGCCTTCTTTTTGAGTTGGACTCATACGTTTTCTCTAAAGCTCTGTCCGTGTTGGACAAGATAGCAAAATGCAGAAGATGTAACAAAAAAGCATGAagtgatatttatttttgttcaatACTTTATAATCgaacatttatttaaacctcttgtcatttctttcatttatatacagtaatatatacagtatattatataCTAATAGATTATAAGTGATAGATTTAAGTTCATCTGTTGCCAATATGAAGGGAATACCGATGGGGCCTCATGTGCAGGACctgctgcatgtttatttaaatttgtctGAAAAAGTTGTGTCTGAATCactgaaaactgtcaaaaagtacaaactttaatatttaatatggGCTAATTATGATTCCTTTTAGTCATAGTTGTTAATTTCAGAACTCTTCTCGTTAACCTCGACTGTCTTTGGAAGGAGATGTTAGCcaaacagtgctgctgtgtttgtttcgtCCACTGCAGGCGGGTGGATGAGGAAAGGACTCGGGGTGGTGGCGTCAGTCGAAGGAAAACTCGTGTGGACATTCACAGCTCCTCACCTTGGTTACTGGATTGCAGCACCTCTGTCATCCACTAGAGGCAAGTGCTCACCCTGAACATGAGACTGTGAATACAGTGCAGCGGGCTTTGTTGTAGAATACTTCCATGATGTGTTTAATGTCTTTAGATACAAAATGCACCATTTTCAACAACTGTGATTTTTATTGCATATTATGTTTGCTTCATCCAAACTTCTTCTTGCTTTAGGATTCTTTGGACTTGCCATCATCATTGACTTCATCTTACGCCATTCATCTTTCCTGATGGTTATCCTTGGAGGAATGCTTTTTATTGCCATCTGTCTTCTGGTCGGGTTATTGTTTTACCGCAGGTAACAGAGGCTTTCATCTCATGCTAGTCCATATTTACCATGAAATGTAATCTGCAGAATTCGTGGACatgaattttccattttttgtgaCGCTCATCACGACTTTCAAACGAATGAATTTCAGCTGAAAATATCCGCCTGCACTTGTTCTCATTCTGCAGTCGAGgtagcaataataaaaatatgaagtGATGGTTTAAGTGACAGTTTGGTTAAATTTGGGCACCAAACTACTTGGCCGGCTTTAGGAAAAGTTatgatttgggttaaaataacttCTGGTTCCACACTTGATCTGGACTTCAGTCTCCTGTGTGAACGTCCGGTCCAGCCACCTCTCAATGCGGACTTTCTCACTTTATGTCAGTCCATGAAGTGTCACGAAAAAAATTTGTGTCCATGCAGACGAATCTGTCGATTAAACTTTGTGACTATTTCCTGAAGTAGTTCAGTTCAGTAGAGCTGAAAGAATACCACCACTACCAGTCCTCCTGCAGCTAAGTCCTGCTCTCTGCAGTTAATCTGTGGATCTAGTATTTATCAGAGTTTCTCCATTATGCAGCTGATTTCACTGCTTATGCTCCTTGCTAGCACCTCCTCATAGCTCTGAGGCTTCAACCGCAGTACAGAATTCAGGGATTTGGCAGAAAGTGTCAGGGGTGATTTGAGAGGCGTTGTTGTCATGTGCCTTTGTGGTGAATCCAAGCTGACTAAAGCTGCCCTCTGAGCAAGCTGCAAACTCTGCAGAGCCACTTTTCAAGCCTACAGGACAGACATTTTACCATTTTCCTTTAAAGGTACTTCAGTATCAGTCAAACATCAAGCAGTTCAACAACTGGCTCATTGATTACAAAAGACAAGCCATCATTAGTTCAATTATTGTATGCAGGATGAACTTTTAGACAAAGAATGAACTGTCACGCTCAGTTGAGGCAAATGTTCTGTCTTGTTTACAGACGTTCGCCCAGTAAAAGAGAGAAGACGCTCCCCCTGATGAGAAAAGACCAAACCACCTCCACATGTGACGATGAGGTCTTTGAAGGGGATTCTACTCATCCACAGGATGGACTCAACCAGTCATTGACAGAAAGGGGGGATAACCGGCACAATGCCTCTGTTATTTCTGTGCACAACAGCGATGTAATAGCGAACCCCAACGCTGTGGCCATCACAGTGGGCTGTGCCGAACTGGAGCTCAACACTGACCTGAGTGATCTGACTTGTTTGCATGAAGCAGGAGAGCAGATCAGAGCTCCAGTGTCTCTGTCAGAGAATTTATTTTTCTACAACCAGCCTGTCGCCATTCTTCACGCTCCCGCGTTCTTCCacgtggaggagcagccagAGCTGCCCGGGTGGAGCAAGTCGGCCACTCTGCCCCGCACAGGTGGGGCTGCAAACGGCGCCCCTGCCGAGCCGCTGAGCAAAGACGGCTTCACTCAGACGCTGCCTAAAGGTCCCTCTGCCACCCAGAACCAGGCAGAAGAAACCGAGGACCAGCTGGGAGTTCTAGGGGACTCTCAGGCAGCAACCCCCAACAACAAGTCCAGGGGTAACTTCAGCCTCCCAGAGTCAGTTTCAGTCCCAGGAACATTAAACAAAATCTCCGGCAGCAGACACTCCGTGCATGCCTTGGCAGAACTTTCTAAGATCCCCTCACTTCAGCCTCCTCGGGCCTGGTTTGTGTCGCTGGAGGGTAAACCTGCGGCTGAGATCCATTACGCCGTGtcggagcagcagaggagacgAAGGCCAGTGGAGAGTCGAGAAACCAGCTTAGACTCAGGTGTGGATATGAGCGAACTGAACCAGACATCTGGAAGGAGGGCTGTCACTCTGGAGCGCAATGCTACGTTTGTCAAAAGCACGTCCAGTGGTAAACATGCCCCTCCGCAGTAAAAACTCTGAACGGCAGCCAAGTTTGTGAAGCAACAGCATCAGTGCTATCTATGAAAAGTAACTTATTTACtttattgcttcattttttac
Proteins encoded:
- the LOC121616633 gene encoding protein FAM171B-like, with protein sequence MRLFVWLLLSALIGWRNGRSAAAELTPTGHPLHINDGNFSKRDHMNRDPFQQQQQALHPFSGSVFDLKVQVSDVLSREQLSQAVVEVYINYSRTHTALTGEDGGVLLHLPYQTGTPITIVANKDGYICTLLPYKTNRMPIFSSVTVSLLALNQGNIWLFEDSVLITGKTSDASSQPIVQFPKSLLNLTDGSNVTSVRAYLTIPKLLSEEGGFLNTLGIMSWKSGYVGVELSPVAAVSVQLFSGATELHVSGPVQISLSVPDTRGLQTSDVVPAWFFNRTTGGWMRKGLGVVASVEGKLVWTFTAPHLGYWIAAPLSSTRGFFGLAIIIDFILRHSSFLMVILGGMLFIAICLLVGLLFYRRRSPSKREKTLPLMRKDQTTSTCDDEVFEGDSTHPQDGLNQSLTERGDNRHNASVISVHNSDVIANPNAVAITVGCAELELNTDLSDLTCLHEAGEQIRAPVSLSENLFFYNQPVAILHAPAFFHVEEQPELPGWSKSATLPRTGGAANGAPAEPLSKDGFTQTLPKGPSATQNQAEETEDQLGVLGDSQAATPNNKSRGNFSLPESVSVPGTLNKISGSRHSVHALAELSKIPSLQPPRAWFVSLEGKPAAEIHYAVSEQQRRRRPVESRETSLDSGVDMSELNQTSGRRAVTLERNATFVKSTSSGKHAPPQ